The genomic region AGACCCATACCCTCAACACGTTGGTTGTTCCATAGGTCTTTGGCATTGATTTGATATAAACATCATCATGCTCTTCCATTACTTCATCGATGTAGGGTGCAAATATGGTCTCATCTTTTGTTGGGAATTCTATCGTTTCTTCGTAATATGCTGAGGATGTGTGTTCCTCGATCCATGGTTGGACTGAATCCTCAAAGATGAACTTCAGCTCGTCGGGAACGCCGGGTAGACAGAATATGGTCAAATCCCCCTCGCTGATCATGACTCCCGGTGCGCCACCAACACGATTGTCAAGTGGAGTTCCTCCTTTCGGTATCTTTGCCATCTTCTCACGTGCAGGTGTCATTTCAGGTGTATCAACGATTCCTTTCTCAAAGAGGTTCCTATATTGGCGACGTACAATTTCCAGCGCCTTGGGATTCTGTTCTAATTTCCGGTTGAATGCATGAGCTATTCCTTCCAGAGTCTTATCATCATGTGTAGGTCCAAGTCCTCCTGAAGTCAGTATGACATCACATGTCTTAGCCAGAAAATCTAGGCCAGCCTTGATTTCTTTCAGCTCATCTCTTACTGAAACAGTTCGTTTAACGGTGACTCCCATCGCTGAGAGCTTTAGCTCAATCCAGTTTGCGTTTGTATCTTGGACTAGGCCGGTC from Candidatus Thorarchaeota archaeon harbors:
- a CDS encoding competence/damage-inducible protein A, which produces MSQERNRSSSLVAGILTIGDEVLTGLVQDTNANWIELKLSAMGVTVKRTVSVRDELKEIKAGLDFLAKTCDVILTSGGLGPTHDDKTLEGIAHAFNRKLEQNPKALEIVRRQYRNLFEKGIVDTPEMTPAREKMAKIPKGGTPLDNRVGGAPGVMISEGDLTIFCLPGVPDELKFIFEDSVQPWIEEHTSSAYYEETIEFPTKDETIFAPYIDEVMEEHDDVYIKSMPKTYGTTNVLRVWVSAKGAEEEELKEKVQAAIESLSEATELEYRTAKDVDSR